A genomic stretch from Deinococcus radiotolerans includes:
- a CDS encoding barstar family protein — MIQIFNEPPQGLQAAPHEPRIIAAGYQISVREINFGGVHDKDTLMLAFLKGLGLRDSFGRNWDALYDVLTDPSQISDRFALLLCDYSHFRRRHPHLTRDLERVLLDAQQDASQQDRKLWLLTEEPDHDPNGW, encoded by the coding sequence ATGATCCAGATCTTCAACGAGCCGCCCCAGGGCTTGCAGGCCGCCCCCCACGAACCCCGCATCATCGCCGCTGGTTACCAGATCAGCGTGCGTGAAATCAACTTCGGCGGTGTTCACGACAAGGACACCCTGATGCTCGCCTTCCTCAAAGGCCTGGGCCTGCGCGACTCCTTCGGACGCAACTGGGACGCCCTCTACGACGTCCTGACCGACCCCAGCCAGATCAGCGACCGCTTCGCTCTCCTCCTATGCGACTACAGCCACTTCCGCCGCCGCCACCCGCACCTCACCCGCGACCTGGAACGCGTCCTCTTGGACGCCCAACAGGACGCCAGCCAGCAGGACCGAAAACTCTGGCTTCTCACTGAAGAACCCGATCACGACCCCAACGGCTGGTAA
- a CDS encoding redox-sensing transcriptional repressor Rex encodes MAEIPTAAISRLVTYLRILEQLELQDVSRTSSTDLAERAGVTAFQVRKDLAYFGRFGTRGMGYTVPILKRELVRVLGLNRSWNVVIVGVGRLGQAIANYPGASDYQFQYVGLFDVNPDLIGTQVRGLTVHHLDTLRDFTQQHPVDMGFLAVPPDRAQDAAQSLADAGVKGILNFAPTVIQPRTIDRPGHTDLSEEWRGVIVENVDFLAGMKRLAFYILNPHLKDAPNPEDPA; translated from the coding sequence GTGGCTGAAATTCCCACCGCCGCCATCAGCCGCCTCGTCACCTACCTGCGCATCCTTGAACAGCTGGAGTTGCAGGACGTCAGCCGCACCAGCAGCACCGACCTCGCCGAGCGAGCTGGCGTGACCGCCTTCCAGGTTCGGAAGGATCTCGCGTACTTCGGCCGCTTCGGCACGCGCGGCATGGGATACACCGTGCCCATCCTGAAACGCGAACTGGTGCGCGTCCTGGGTCTGAACCGCAGCTGGAACGTCGTCATCGTCGGCGTGGGCCGCCTCGGACAGGCCATCGCCAACTACCCCGGCGCCAGCGACTACCAGTTCCAGTACGTGGGCCTGTTCGACGTGAATCCCGACCTGATCGGCACGCAGGTCCGCGGCCTGACCGTGCACCACCTCGACACCCTGCGAGACTTCACGCAGCAGCACCCCGTCGACATGGGCTTCCTGGCCGTCCCACCCGACCGCGCGCAGGACGCCGCACAATCGCTTGCAGATGCAGGTGTGAAAGGTATCCTAAACTTCGCCCCCACCGTCATTCAGCCCCGCACCATCGACCGCCCGGGCCACACCGACCTCAGCGAAGAGTGGCGCGGCGTGATCGTGGAGAACGTCGACTTCCTCGCCGGGATGAAACGCCTCGCCTTCTACATCCTCAATCCCCACCTCAAAGACGCCCCCAACCCGGAGGACCCCGCATGA
- a CDS encoding SPOR domain-containing protein, which yields MSRAAGPRRWPDLMIGALVVLLMGGFGTLLLRPQSTAPVSAPTSDHEADAAPVIPGAPGSTDSAGSTATAQTTAITPTDPDTTQTAAGDAADTTPTDAGTTTGTDTSAPATEAPPVIAAAPIGTPDPALTGQTTDTPADTAAPTDSADTTPDDTTTSPAARAGGAVPTSEQRTPLRSDYRITLGTFSSVEAAQKAAQGVSTLGYTVYPIDLGSQVVAQIGPFSDETTARQALADVQRAAPSAVLYPPKDRSLSTNAPATTTPATNTPAATESTPAATPAPSSDSPTYLQVGAFDRLESAQNLVQQLRDLGYNPTVNAPADKKVTVLVGPYTGDPLSRTEARLKQNGLDSFRVR from the coding sequence GTGAGCCGCGCCGCCGGACCCCGCCGCTGGCCGGACCTCATGATCGGCGCACTCGTCGTGCTGCTGATGGGCGGCTTCGGAACGCTGCTGCTGCGCCCCCAGTCCACCGCACCCGTCAGCGCCCCCACCTCCGACCACGAGGCGGACGCCGCCCCCGTCATTCCCGGCGCGCCCGGTAGCACCGACAGCGCCGGGAGCACCGCCACGGCGCAAACCACGGCGATCACGCCGACCGATCCGGACACCACCCAGACGGCGGCAGGCGACGCGGCCGACACCACGCCCACCGACGCAGGCACCACCACTGGCACCGACACGTCCGCCCCGGCCACGGAGGCGCCCCCGGTCATTGCGGCCGCGCCCATCGGCACCCCGGACCCCGCCTTGACCGGCCAGACCACCGACACGCCAGCTGACACGGCCGCACCGACGGACAGCGCAGACACCACCCCGGACGACACCACCACCAGCCCCGCGGCGCGTGCCGGCGGCGCCGTGCCCACCAGCGAACAGCGCACCCCGCTGCGCAGCGACTACCGCATCACACTCGGCACCTTCAGCAGCGTCGAGGCGGCACAGAAAGCCGCGCAGGGCGTGAGCACCCTCGGGTACACCGTGTACCCCATCGACCTCGGCTCGCAGGTCGTCGCGCAAATCGGCCCCTTCTCGGACGAAACCACCGCCCGTCAAGCCCTCGCGGACGTGCAGCGCGCCGCGCCCAGCGCGGTTCTCTACCCGCCCAAGGACCGGAGCCTGAGTACTAACGCGCCGGCCACGACTACGCCCGCGACTAACACTCCGGCAGCTACTGAATCCACTCCAGCCGCCACACCCGCTCCCAGCAGCGACAGCCCCACCTACCTGCAGGTCGGCGCGTTCGACCGCCTTGAAAGCGCACAAAACCTCGTGCAGCAGCTGCGCGACCTCGGGTACAACCCCACGGTAAACGCCCCCGCCGATAAGAAAGTCACCGTGCTCGTCGGCCCGTACACCGGCGACCCCCTCTCCCGCACCGAGGCGCGACTCAAGCAGAACGGCCTCGACAGCTTCCGGGTCCGCTGA
- the rlmN gene encoding 23S rRNA (adenine(2503)-C(2))-methyltransferase RlmN — translation MELLLDLHPDAYPLEGFRRRQLLDWVFGQGVGTFDAMTNLPAPTRQQLTESYHLNPFKLIETVRSADGSVKYLFTLHDGRQMEAVYMPYLDRKTICVSTMVGCPARCAFCATGAMGFGRNLTPGEIVGQVLAVAGGEDITPREIRNLVFMGMGEAMLNYDHTMLAARILLHPDALGMSKRRVTLSTVGIAKGIKRLAAEDDLGIKLAISLHAPDEDTRRRIIPTGQVNSIEEIMSAAREYQDVTGRRITMEYTMLRGINDHLWQAELLAELLRGLVSHVNLIPMNPWPGSDFESSTEEQIQAFYDLLEARGVDVSVRRSRGRDAGAACGQLALKRPGATSGAA, via the coding sequence ATGGAGCTGTTACTCGACCTTCACCCCGACGCCTATCCCCTTGAGGGCTTCCGGCGTCGGCAACTGCTCGACTGGGTGTTCGGGCAGGGCGTCGGCACCTTCGATGCCATGACCAACCTTCCCGCCCCCACCCGGCAACAGCTGACCGAGTCGTACCACCTGAACCCCTTCAAGCTGATCGAGACGGTCCGCAGCGCCGACGGCAGCGTGAAGTACCTGTTCACGCTGCACGACGGCCGGCAGATGGAAGCGGTCTACATGCCGTACCTGGACCGCAAGACCATCTGTGTGTCCACCATGGTGGGCTGCCCGGCCCGCTGCGCGTTCTGCGCGACCGGCGCGATGGGTTTCGGGCGCAACCTGACCCCCGGCGAGATCGTCGGGCAGGTGCTGGCCGTCGCTGGCGGCGAGGATATTACCCCGCGCGAGATCCGCAACTTGGTGTTCATGGGCATGGGCGAGGCCATGCTGAACTACGACCACACCATGCTGGCCGCCCGCATCCTGCTGCACCCGGACGCGCTGGGCATGAGCAAGCGCCGCGTGACGCTCTCGACCGTCGGGATTGCCAAGGGCATCAAACGCCTGGCGGCCGAGGATGACCTGGGCATCAAGCTGGCGATCAGCCTGCACGCCCCGGATGAGGATACCCGCCGGCGGATCATTCCGACCGGGCAGGTGAACTCCATCGAGGAAATCATGAGTGCCGCCCGCGAGTACCAGGACGTCACAGGCCGGCGCATCACCATGGAGTACACCATGCTGCGCGGCATCAACGACCACCTGTGGCAGGCCGAGCTGCTGGCTGAACTGCTGCGCGGCCTGGTCAGCCACGTGAACCTGATCCCTATGAACCCGTGGCCCGGCTCGGACTTCGAGAGCAGCACAGAGGAGCAGATTCAGGCCTTCTACGACCTGCTGGAAGCCAGAGGAGTGGATGTCAGCGTGCGCCGGTCACGCGGACGCGATGCGGGCGCCGCCTGCGGCCAGCTGGCGCTGAAACGGCCCGGCGCGACCAGCGGCGCCGCCTGA
- a CDS encoding undecaprenyl-diphosphate phosphatase has protein sequence MDWFYAIVYGIVEGITEFLPISSTGHLILTGNLMGVPWTKEVKDTFEVVIQGGAILAVLAYYWKDFLQIRHIGRDKIQQNLWLGVVVACIPAVILGVLFGDTIKAYLFRPSVVAWALIVGGILMWLIESRRVTPNVDAIEKIGVRRSLLIGALQCLALLWPGFSRSASSILGGMVLGLDRPTATKFSFYLGVPTLGGAALLDFIKSRDILAEIGVLNVLLGAAVSFVVAYLSIGWLLRFVSTNNFKPFAIYRVVVGVLILVLIAAGVLNNGNLA, from the coding sequence ATGGACTGGTTCTACGCCATCGTTTACGGGATCGTCGAGGGGATCACCGAGTTCCTGCCGATCAGCTCCACCGGGCACCTGATCCTCACCGGCAACCTGATGGGTGTGCCCTGGACCAAGGAAGTCAAGGACACCTTCGAGGTCGTCATCCAGGGCGGCGCGATCCTCGCCGTGCTCGCCTACTACTGGAAGGACTTTCTACAGATCCGCCACATCGGCCGCGATAAGATCCAGCAGAACCTGTGGCTGGGCGTGGTCGTGGCCTGCATTCCCGCCGTGATCCTGGGCGTGCTGTTCGGCGACACCATCAAGGCGTACCTGTTCCGGCCCAGCGTGGTCGCCTGGGCGCTGATCGTGGGCGGCATCCTGATGTGGCTGATCGAGAGCCGTCGCGTCACGCCCAACGTGGACGCCATCGAGAAGATCGGTGTGCGCCGCTCCCTGCTGATCGGCGCGCTGCAGTGCCTCGCCCTGCTGTGGCCCGGCTTCTCCCGCTCCGCGAGCTCCATCCTGGGCGGCATGGTGCTGGGCCTCGACCGGCCCACCGCCACGAAGTTCAGCTTCTACCTGGGCGTGCCCACCCTGGGCGGCGCGGCCCTGCTGGACTTCATCAAGAGCCGCGACATCCTCGCGGAGATCGGCGTGCTGAACGTGCTGCTGGGCGCCGCCGTGAGCTTCGTCGTGGCGTACCTGTCCATCGGGTGGCTGCTGCGCTTCGTGTCCACCAACAACTTCAAACCCTTCGCGATCTACCGCGTCGTGGTCGGGGTGCTGATCCTCGTGCTGATCGCGGCGGGCGTCCTGAACAACGGCAACCTCGCCTGA
- a CDS encoding PhzF family phenazine biosynthesis protein, translating into MNAPESARPAPSAPPSLYRALPDRGEGGKLVAVFPGSGDEQARAAAVGAPLSVFVQSADPTGVQLRVFTPTREKGSSDSAAIAALSALRVPVGLLDVVEVTQGDPEAGGEVQSAQLCGGEWVLRQGLAVAGAVSADLSPIGLGGLGAWTGSTGRPNLVAELPTLAALDAFEPDDEAIRMVNRATDTTGLVLYTLGGPGRVDVSFRAFGPLKGFSEDAASSNMLACLVGVLGLRVQLPADVNLLRAAQRRPGQPARLSAQFASLQGGVEVWVGGTATPEEPAGSPGVPRRA; encoded by the coding sequence ATGAACGCGCCTGAGTCCGCACGTCCTGCCCCGTCTGCCCCTCCCAGCCTGTACCGCGCCCTGCCGGACCGTGGTGAGGGCGGCAAGCTCGTGGCGGTCTTCCCGGGTTCCGGGGATGAGCAGGCGCGGGCGGCTGCGGTGGGCGCGCCACTGAGTGTGTTCGTGCAGTCGGCTGACCCGACCGGCGTGCAGCTGCGGGTGTTCACGCCAACGCGCGAGAAGGGCAGCAGTGACAGCGCCGCCATCGCTGCGCTAAGCGCCCTGCGCGTTCCGGTGGGCCTGCTGGACGTGGTGGAGGTCACGCAGGGCGATCCGGAGGCGGGCGGTGAGGTGCAGAGCGCGCAGCTGTGCGGCGGCGAGTGGGTGCTGCGGCAGGGCCTCGCGGTGGCGGGGGCGGTCAGCGCCGACCTCTCCCCCATCGGTCTGGGCGGGCTGGGCGCGTGGACGGGCAGTACGGGTCGCCCGAACCTGGTGGCCGAACTGCCCACCCTGGCCGCCCTGGACGCTTTTGAACCCGATGATGAGGCCATCAGGATGGTGAACCGCGCGACCGATACGACGGGCCTCGTGCTGTACACCCTGGGCGGGCCGGGCCGGGTGGACGTGAGCTTCCGGGCGTTCGGGCCACTCAAGGGCTTCTCGGAGGACGCCGCGAGCAGCAACATGCTGGCCTGCTTGGTGGGCGTGCTGGGTCTTCGCGTCCAGCTGCCTGCGGACGTGAATCTGCTGCGGGCCGCGCAGCGCCGCCCCGGTCAGCCGGCCCGCCTCAGCGCGCAGTTCGCGTCACTTCAGGGTGGTGTGGAGGTCTGGGTGGGCGGTACCGCCACGCCGGAAGAACCAGCGGGTTCGCCCGGCGTCCCGCGTAGAGCATGA
- the lysS gene encoding homocitrate synthase, with protein sequence MTQDSSAPTDHPAPLIPATSWAIIDSTLREGEQFARGNFKTEDKIEIARALDAFGAEFIEVTTPMVSAQTHADIRRLTSLGLKAKFLTHVRCHMDDVQRAVDTGVDGLDLLFGTSSFLREFSHGKNIGQIIDSAQQVISWIKTHHPDLQIRFSAEDTFRSEEADLMAVYKAVSDLGVHRVGLADTVGVATPRQVYTLVREVRKVIHAECGIEFHGHNDTGCAVSNAYEAVEAGATHIDTTILGIGERNGITPLGGFLARMFTFDPQGLIDKYNLDLLPELDRMIARMVDLPIPWNNYLTGEFAYNHKAGMHLKAIYLNPGAYEAIPPGVFGVGRRIQAASKVTGKHAIAYKAREMGLHYGEDALRRVTDHIKALAEQDELDDAHLEQVLREWVSA encoded by the coding sequence ATGACCCAGGACTCCAGCGCACCCACCGACCACCCCGCCCCCCTGATCCCCGCGACCTCGTGGGCGATCATCGACTCCACCCTGCGGGAGGGCGAACAGTTCGCGCGCGGGAACTTCAAAACTGAGGACAAGATCGAGATCGCCCGGGCGCTCGACGCCTTTGGCGCGGAATTCATCGAGGTCACCACCCCGATGGTCAGCGCCCAGACGCACGCGGACATCCGCCGCCTGACCAGCCTGGGTCTCAAGGCCAAGTTCCTCACGCACGTCCGCTGCCACATGGACGACGTGCAGCGCGCCGTGGACACCGGCGTGGACGGCCTGGACCTCCTGTTCGGTACGAGTTCGTTCCTGCGGGAGTTCAGCCACGGCAAGAACATCGGGCAGATCATCGACAGCGCCCAGCAGGTCATCAGCTGGATCAAGACCCACCACCCGGACCTCCAGATCCGCTTCAGCGCCGAGGACACCTTCCGCAGTGAGGAAGCCGACCTGATGGCCGTGTACAAGGCCGTCTCCGACCTGGGCGTACACCGCGTCGGACTGGCCGACACGGTCGGCGTCGCCACGCCCCGGCAGGTGTACACGCTGGTCCGCGAGGTCCGCAAGGTCATTCACGCCGAGTGCGGCATCGAATTCCACGGGCACAACGACACGGGCTGCGCCGTCAGCAACGCCTACGAGGCCGTCGAGGCGGGCGCCACGCACATCGACACGACCATCCTCGGCATCGGGGAACGCAACGGCATCACGCCGCTGGGCGGGTTCCTGGCCCGCATGTTCACCTTCGACCCGCAGGGCCTGATCGACAAATACAACCTCGACCTGCTGCCTGAACTCGACCGCATGATAGCCCGCATGGTCGACCTACCGATCCCCTGGAACAACTACCTGACCGGCGAATTCGCCTACAACCACAAGGCCGGGATGCACCTGAAAGCCATCTACCTGAACCCCGGCGCGTACGAGGCCATCCCCCCCGGCGTGTTCGGCGTGGGCCGCCGCATCCAGGCGGCCAGCAAGGTCACGGGCAAGCACGCCATCGCGTACAAGGCCCGCGAAATGGGCCTCCACTACGGCGAGGACGCCCTGCGGCGCGTCACAGACCACATCAAGGCCCTGGCCGAGCAGGACGAACTGGACGACGCCCACCTCGAACAGGTGCTCCGCGAGTGGGTCAGCGCGTAA
- a CDS encoding ribonuclease domain-containing protein translates to MKPACPTFLLLMTLLGACAAPGDNATVIRDQSTQVTTRTTVTTNSGAVDPGQTTRQSTQRPSTSREVPLSALPREGQQVLRQIAQGGPFRYAKDGSTFGNRERRLPQQPSGYYREYTVPTPGETDRGARRLICGGQPDTRTDDCYYTADHYRTFRSVQP, encoded by the coding sequence GTGAAGCCCGCCTGCCCCACCTTCCTTCTGCTCATGACCCTGCTGGGAGCCTGCGCCGCCCCAGGAGACAACGCCACCGTCATCCGCGATCAGAGCACCCAGGTCACCACACGCACCACCGTCACCACCAACAGCGGGGCGGTCGACCCGGGCCAGACCACCCGGCAGTCCACGCAGCGCCCCTCAACCAGCCGGGAAGTGCCCCTAAGTGCCCTGCCCCGGGAGGGACAGCAGGTCCTGCGCCAGATCGCGCAGGGCGGCCCGTTCCGCTACGCCAAGGACGGCAGCACCTTCGGCAACCGCGAACGCCGCCTGCCCCAGCAGCCCAGCGGCTACTACCGCGAGTATACCGTCCCCACACCCGGCGAGACGGACCGCGGCGCGCGGCGCCTCATCTGCGGCGGTCAGCCCGACACGCGCACCGACGACTGCTATTACACCGCCGACCACTACCGCACCTTCCGGAGCGTTCAGCCATGA
- a CDS encoding tetratricopeptide repeat protein yields MTYTRTVLLGLTLALGSQGVAQTMLETATTIGVQNTLQTTSPALPKVTVPTTGSAATTTVTPPVVTPLTADQITLLAQARAAYQANRLPEARRLYEQLVTQNYTNPAPHFGLALTLFAQRDDKGAAFELQQFVALAPDRYEGPYNLGVIASRGGQHDDALKFYTQAATLMSGQAAPDEQRQVLEALAAEQTRKADFTALSATLGSLNTLVPQDLDVQYRLAQARTLSGQGAAALPGVYALLQADPARADAALLLADIYVAQGLPDRALRELDAATPRVKTGEDRAALLLRKATILTQTGDTRAAVFAAQAATREDPKNAAAFAREGELRTLRNDRPGALTAYLNAVKLEPQSAPYRAALAGVRLTMGQNAQAQADAARALTLRPDDATLARALFVQGVAAYRLGQYAQARAALTSSQNRAPSADTALWLGLTAYAAKDYPAAASALADSVKLDPTPTARLNLGSALLANARYAEAEAVLRGLVSENPKNAEAWFLLGLTQRAQARETDARTSLKTAAALGNARAQEALK; encoded by the coding sequence GTGACATACACACGTACCGTTCTGCTAGGACTCACCCTGGCCCTCGGCTCGCAGGGCGTGGCTCAGACCATGCTTGAAACCGCCACGACCATCGGCGTTCAGAACACCCTGCAGACCACCAGCCCCGCCCTGCCCAAAGTGACCGTCCCCACCACGGGCAGCGCCGCCACGACCACCGTCACGCCACCGGTCGTGACGCCCCTCACGGCAGATCAGATCACGCTGCTGGCGCAGGCCCGCGCGGCCTACCAGGCCAACCGGCTGCCCGAAGCGCGCCGCCTGTACGAGCAGCTGGTCACGCAGAACTACACCAACCCAGCGCCGCACTTCGGGCTGGCCCTCACGCTGTTCGCGCAGCGGGACGATAAAGGCGCCGCCTTTGAACTTCAGCAGTTCGTGGCGCTCGCCCCGGACCGCTACGAGGGCCCCTACAACCTGGGCGTGATTGCCAGCCGCGGCGGCCAGCACGACGACGCCCTGAAGTTCTACACGCAGGCCGCGACGCTCATGAGCGGTCAGGCCGCGCCCGACGAGCAGCGGCAGGTGCTCGAAGCGCTGGCCGCCGAGCAGACCCGCAAGGCGGACTTCACGGCACTCAGCGCCACCCTGGGCAGCCTGAACACCCTGGTCCCCCAGGACCTGGACGTGCAGTACCGTCTGGCGCAGGCCCGCACCCTGAGTGGACAGGGGGCCGCCGCACTGCCGGGCGTGTACGCCCTGTTGCAGGCGGACCCGGCCCGCGCGGACGCCGCGCTGCTCCTCGCGGACATCTACGTCGCCCAGGGCCTCCCCGACCGCGCGCTGCGCGAACTGGACGCCGCCACCCCCCGCGTGAAGACCGGCGAGGACCGCGCGGCCCTCCTGCTGCGCAAGGCCACCATCCTCACGCAGACGGGCGATACCCGCGCCGCCGTCTTCGCCGCGCAGGCCGCCACCCGCGAGGACCCCAAGAACGCCGCCGCATTCGCCCGTGAAGGCGAGCTGCGCACCCTGCGGAACGACCGCCCAGGCGCCCTCACCGCGTACCTGAATGCCGTGAAACTTGAGCCGCAGAGCGCCCCCTACCGGGCCGCACTGGCCGGCGTGCGCCTCACCATGGGCCAGAACGCCCAGGCGCAGGCCGACGCCGCGCGCGCCCTGACCCTGCGCCCCGACGACGCCACCCTGGCCCGCGCCCTCTTCGTGCAGGGCGTCGCCGCGTACCGCCTGGGCCAGTACGCCCAGGCCCGCGCCGCGCTCACCTCCAGCCAGAACCGCGCGCCCAGCGCCGACACCGCCCTGTGGCTGGGCCTCACCGCGTACGCCGCCAAGGACTACCCCGCCGCAGCCAGTGCCCTGGCCGACAGCGTGAAACTCGACCCGACGCCCACCGCCCGCCTGAACCTGGGCAGCGCCCTGCTCGCCAATGCCCGCTACGCCGAGGCGGAAGCCGTGCTGCGCGGCCTGGTCAGCGAGAACCCAAAGAACGCCGAGGCGTGGTTCCTGCTGGGCCTCACGCAGCGTGCCCAGGCACGCGAAACGGACGCCCGCACCTCCCTGAAGACGGCCGCCGCGCTGGGCAACGCCCGCGCCCAGGAGGCCCTGAAGTGA
- a CDS encoding DUF1990 family protein, with product MGRSSGGSGSRPAGTRQARGGRACILSSLALAFCDRVTDVIDEPRRWGFTYATLPGCPERGAEDGRIDWHADHRVTFMVRAVRQPG from the coding sequence ATGGGAAGGTCCAGTGGCGGTAGCGGCTCACGCCCCGCTGGGACACGTCAAGCTCGTGGTGGCCGCGCATGTATCTTGAGCTCACTGGCTCTGGCGTTCTGCGACCGCGTGACTGATGTGATCGACGAGCCGCGCCGCTGGGGTTTCACGTACGCCACGCTGCCCGGCTGCCCGGAGCGGGGCGCGGAGGACGGCCGGATCGACTGGCATGCCGACCACCGCGTAACGTTCATGGTGCGGGCGGTCCGCCAGCCCGGGTAG
- a CDS encoding aminoglycoside phosphotransferase family protein, translating to MSLDAYLTHWGLTPDGPAIRTPSSDLMPVQWRERPAMLKVARSVEEQRGNDLMVWLDGQGVAQVFRHGSEALLLERLEVTPSLADWALSGQDDRATRVLCGAAAGIHSARAQPGPNLPDLTRWFRALGQAQGQGGAFAQGWATAQALLVDPQDVRPLHGDLHHGNVLHSPERGWLVIDPKGLIGERAFDFANMLCNPTLEHALTLGRLEQQSALIAREAGLDRARLLAWVGAYAALSAAWHLEDGQDELAQQSLSVSALAHSLL from the coding sequence ATGAGTCTGGACGCGTACCTGACCCACTGGGGGCTGACGCCGGACGGCCCGGCGATCCGCACGCCCAGCAGCGACCTGATGCCCGTGCAATGGCGGGAGCGCCCCGCCATGCTGAAGGTCGCCCGCAGTGTGGAGGAGCAGCGGGGCAACGACCTGATGGTGTGGCTGGACGGGCAGGGCGTAGCGCAGGTGTTCCGGCACGGGTCGGAGGCTTTGCTGCTGGAAAGGTTGGAGGTCACGCCGTCACTGGCCGACTGGGCGCTGAGTGGGCAGGATGACCGGGCAACGCGGGTGCTGTGTGGTGCGGCCGCAGGTATTCATTCAGCACGGGCGCAGCCGGGGCCGAACCTGCCGGATCTGACCCGCTGGTTCCGCGCCCTGGGCCAAGCTCAGGGGCAGGGCGGCGCCTTTGCGCAGGGGTGGGCCACCGCTCAGGCTCTGCTGGTCGACCCACAGGATGTGCGCCCGCTGCACGGGGATCTGCACCACGGGAACGTGCTGCACAGCCCGGAGCGGGGCTGGCTGGTCATCGACCCGAAGGGCCTGATCGGGGAGCGGGCTTTCGATTTTGCGAACATGCTGTGCAACCCGACCCTGGAGCACGCGCTGACGCTGGGCCGGCTGGAGCAGCAATCGGCGCTGATTGCGCGTGAAGCCGGGCTGGACCGCGCGCGCCTGCTGGCGTGGGTGGGGGCATACGCGGCCCTCTCCGCGGCGTGGCATCTAGAGGACGGGCAGGACGAACTGGCCCAGCAGTCACTGTCGGTCTCGGCACTCGCGCACAGCCTCCTCTGA
- a CDS encoding heme-dependent oxidative N-demethylase subunit alpha family protein, producing MRGVAPPTLYRPFLNGTYTVSAGLYRMGQQPIPWLDDPRPEGHTFTLDDAYPAFIAGKVAAHARAPHEYMGEAALTPDLREAALTRIATGLARDSGGAITWDGTRLRNDLLGWQATLDPRWNALTDLRRHAASHSSLVTHVQPLHALDFLGLNAQEDLALIARDPHTGADWLAATHVLLPQHWDPRDKLGRDFRTVHEPVAGSGPMNATAPRLVEAAVTRGPFIRFAWGISMTDRLDHHPASPPDADRAEHTRFNPDRAFLRVERQTLTGFPDAHGALFTIRPLIHPLREAVQTPAHAQALEAAIESMTPEQITYKGLTHLQGDLLRWLRERNLD from the coding sequence ATGCGGGGCGTGGCCCCACCCACCCTCTACCGCCCGTTCCTGAACGGGACGTACACCGTGTCCGCCGGACTGTACCGGATGGGCCAGCAGCCCATTCCGTGGCTGGACGACCCCCGCCCCGAGGGGCACACCTTCACGCTGGACGACGCGTACCCCGCATTCATCGCGGGCAAGGTCGCCGCACACGCCCGCGCCCCGCACGAGTACATGGGCGAGGCTGCCCTCACCCCAGACCTGCGCGAGGCAGCCCTGACCCGCATAGCCACTGGCCTGGCCCGCGACAGTGGCGGGGCGATCACCTGGGACGGCACGCGGTTGCGGAACGACCTGCTGGGCTGGCAGGCCACCCTCGACCCACGCTGGAACGCACTGACAGACCTGCGCCGCCACGCCGCTTCGCACTCATCTCTGGTCACCCACGTGCAGCCCCTCCACGCCCTGGATTTCCTGGGCCTGAACGCGCAGGAAGACCTCGCGCTCATCGCCCGCGACCCCCACACGGGCGCGGACTGGCTGGCCGCCACGCACGTCCTGCTGCCGCAGCACTGGGATCCGCGCGACAAGCTGGGCCGCGACTTCCGTACCGTGCATGAACCTGTGGCAGGCAGCGGGCCCATGAACGCCACCGCGCCCCGACTCGTGGAGGCGGCCGTCACACGAGGGCCGTTCATCCGCTTCGCGTGGGGCATCAGCATGACGGATCGCCTGGACCACCACCCGGCCTCGCCGCCCGACGCTGACCGCGCCGAACACACCCGCTTCAACCCTGATCGCGCGTTCCTGCGGGTGGAACGTCAGACGCTGACCGGCTTCCCGGACGCGCACGGCGCGCTGTTCACCATCCGCCCACTGATCCACCCACTGCGGGAGGCCGTGCAGACCCCCGCGCACGCGCAGGCCCTCGAGGCGGCCATCGAGTCCATGACGCCCGAGCAGATCACGTACAAGGGATTAACCCACCTGCAAGGTGATCTGCTGCGGTGGCTCAGGGAGCGCAACCTAGACTGA